In the Pseudanabaena sp. PCC 7367 genome, one interval contains:
- a CDS encoding ExbD/TolR family protein, whose translation MRLFEEEDSPLELNILPMIDVIFSILAMFIITSIFLTRIDSLPVNLPKANSATPQKSTPVTLTINPVGAIAFNRQPVELENLEPLILQQQQLNPELVVVVNADEQVNHGRVVEVMDLLRQVEGVKLAIATQKKQ comes from the coding sequence ATGCGACTGTTTGAGGAAGAGGATTCGCCCCTAGAGCTAAATATTCTGCCGATGATCGATGTGATTTTTTCGATCCTGGCGATGTTCATTATTACTTCTATTTTTCTAACTAGAATTGATAGCCTGCCCGTAAATTTACCCAAAGCGAATTCCGCCACACCACAAAAAAGCACGCCTGTAACGCTAACTATTAATCCAGTGGGAGCGATCGCTTTTAATCGCCAACCAGTTGAATTAGAGAATCTTGAACCACTTATTCTCCAGCAGCAGCAACTCAATCCCGAACTGGTGGTAGTTGTTAATGCTGATGAACAGGTGAATCATGGCCGTGTGGTGGAAGTGATGGATTTATTGCGGCAGGTGGAAGGAGTGAAGCTGGCGATCGCCACTCAAAAGAAGCAGTAA
- a CDS encoding FecCD family ABC transporter permease, with amino-acid sequence MNASLTGKSQSWRGIGILVGMVLLGFCFISSLTLGVADINLSQVYQAIMASSESTDHLIIRTVRLPRSVTATIVGAAVAVAGAIMQGLTRNPLADPGILGINAGAALAVVMAVFLFDLSSLSAGAAFALIGAGITAIVVYFLGAASRGGLTPLNLAIAGAAITALVSSITTGILILSQSTLDQIRFWLAGSVAGRDLELVGQVFPFIAIGLVLAFLLGKQLTALSLGEDIAAGLGQNTAWIKASAGLSVVLLAGGSVAIAGPIGFVGLVVPHLVRFLVGLDYRWILPYAAIAGSIMLLIADILARLVLQPRELPVGLVLPLFGAPFFLYLIRTRIRR; translated from the coding sequence ATGAATGCAAGCTTGACAGGTAAATCTCAATCGTGGCGCGGGATCGGCATTCTGGTAGGAATGGTGTTGCTGGGGTTTTGCTTTATCAGTAGCTTAACTCTAGGAGTTGCTGATATTAACCTGAGCCAGGTATATCAGGCGATCATGGCCAGCAGTGAATCAACCGATCACCTGATTATCCGTACTGTACGATTGCCGCGCTCAGTTACGGCAACGATCGTGGGCGCAGCTGTGGCAGTGGCTGGGGCGATTATGCAGGGGTTAACTCGGAACCCCTTAGCCGATCCAGGCATTCTGGGAATCAATGCTGGTGCTGCTCTGGCGGTAGTAATGGCAGTCTTTCTATTTGATCTGTCTTCCCTCAGTGCGGGTGCGGCTTTTGCTCTGATTGGTGCTGGCATCACGGCAATCGTGGTTTATTTCCTGGGTGCTGCCAGTCGTGGTGGTTTAACACCATTAAACCTGGCGATCGCTGGCGCAGCAATTACCGCCCTTGTCTCTTCAATTACCACCGGGATTTTGATTCTAAGTCAATCTACCCTGGATCAAATTCGCTTCTGGCTGGCTGGTTCTGTGGCTGGACGAGATCTGGAACTGGTGGGTCAGGTATTCCCATTCATAGCGATCGGCCTGGTGTTGGCTTTTTTACTCGGTAAGCAACTAACTGCGCTAAGTTTAGGCGAAGATATTGCGGCGGGGCTGGGTCAGAACACGGCCTGGATTAAAGCCAGCGCTGGCTTAAGTGTGGTGCTGCTGGCAGGCGGCTCAGTGGCGATCGCGGGACCGATTGGCTTTGTTGGCCTAGTAGTTCCGCATCTGGTGCGATTTTTAGTTGGCCTTGATTACCGCTGGATCTTGCCCTATGCGGCGATCGCTGGGTCAATTATGTTGCTGATCGCTGACATTCTGGCACGATTGGTGCTTCAACCGCGTGAATTGCCTGTGGGTCTTGTGCTGCCTTTATTTGGCGCTCCCTTCTTCCTCTATTTAATTCGCACCAGGATCAGGCGGTAA
- a CDS encoding FecCD family ABC transporter permease, with amino-acid sequence MNQNSPSSNSSNWYILRLHRLPISFWVDRRVPVVILGLGLCIIATVLISISQGEYAIPILDTAKVILGLETSNPDYVFVVNTLRLPRTITACLVGMALAIAGTITQSITRNPLAAPGIIGVNAGASLAAVSVIILFPSLPVAVLPIAAFGGAAIVAVAIYLLAWDGGTSPVRLVLVGIGFSFVAGALTNLMTTFGNINSVSQALVWLAGSVYGRSWAQVYAMLPWLVVFGLIALLMTRELNNLHLGDDMAIGLGSRLEVHRGLLLLSGLALAGSAVATAGNIGFVGLMAPHLARRLVGASHQSLLPIAALLGCLLVAVADLLARLAFAPIELPCGIITAAVGAPYFVYLLIWSR; translated from the coding sequence ATGAATCAGAATTCCCCCTCTAGTAATTCCAGTAATTGGTATATTCTGCGACTCCATCGTTTACCCATTTCCTTCTGGGTCGATCGCCGTGTGCCCGTGGTGATCCTTGGCCTCGGCCTGTGTATTATCGCTACCGTTCTGATCAGTATCAGTCAGGGAGAATATGCGATTCCCATTCTTGATACGGCAAAAGTAATTTTAGGATTAGAGACCAGCAATCCTGATTATGTTTTTGTGGTTAATACCCTGCGCTTACCCAGAACAATTACCGCCTGCCTGGTGGGGATGGCTCTGGCGATCGCTGGTACGATTACCCAGAGTATTACTCGTAATCCCCTGGCTGCCCCTGGCATCATTGGCGTTAATGCTGGTGCTTCCCTTGCTGCTGTCAGCGTGATTATTCTGTTCCCCAGTTTACCCGTGGCGGTACTACCGATCGCAGCATTTGGCGGCGCAGCGATCGTGGCGGTGGCAATTTACCTACTAGCCTGGGATGGGGGCACTTCACCAGTGCGATTGGTGCTGGTGGGGATTGGCTTTAGCTTCGTTGCTGGCGCTCTCACTAATTTAATGACCACCTTTGGCAATATCAATAGCGTTTCTCAAGCACTGGTATGGCTGGCTGGTAGTGTCTATGGACGCAGTTGGGCGCAGGTATATGCGATGCTACCCTGGTTGGTGGTATTTGGCTTGATTGCCCTGCTCATGACCAGAGAACTGAATAATTTACACCTGGGTGATGATATGGCGATCGGGCTGGGTAGTCGTCTGGAGGTGCATCGCGGCCTGTTGCTACTGAGTGGTCTGGCACTGGCCGGTTCAGCGGTAGCCACAGCAGGAAACATTGGTTTTGTCGGTCTGATGGCTCCCCATTTGGCACGGCGGCTGGTTGGTGCCTCCCATCAAAGCCTATTGCCGATCGCAGCTTTACTGGGATGTTTACTGGTGGCAGTGGCCGACCTGCTGGCGAGGCTAGCCTTTGCACCGATCGAGTTGCCCTGTGGCATCATTACCGCTGCTGTAGGCGCACCCTATTTTGTCTATCTGTTGATCTGGAGTCGTTAA
- a CDS encoding ABC transporter ATP-binding protein has protein sequence MDLHSANSSYSEYVPRLEARKLSLAYDCTIILERLNLAIHADRITVLVGPNGCGKSTLLRGLARLMKPNHGQVYLDGRAIAKLPTKAVAKRLGILPQSPVAPEGLTVKDLVAQGRYPHQNWFQQWSIEDEQQVERALALTEMREFTHRPIDSLSGGQRQRAWIAMTLAQNTNTLLLDEPTTFLDLAHQIEILDLLQELNYQEGRTIVMVLHDLNQACRYADDLVAIKQGHIYNQGSPEAIMTEALLADVFGINCKIMADPVAGTPMCIPIGKTTKIKSEAAQDVG, from the coding sequence ATGGATCTTCATTCTGCTAATTCTAGTTATTCCGAATATGTACCGCGTTTAGAAGCCAGGAAACTATCTCTGGCATACGATTGCACTATAATTCTAGAGCGACTGAACCTGGCAATTCATGCCGATCGGATCACAGTACTGGTGGGGCCCAATGGTTGTGGTAAGTCAACCCTGTTGCGTGGTCTGGCCAGATTAATGAAGCCCAATCATGGCCAGGTTTATCTAGACGGTAGGGCAATCGCTAAATTACCCACCAAGGCAGTGGCGAAGCGATTGGGTATTTTGCCGCAAAGCCCAGTAGCACCAGAGGGCTTAACCGTAAAAGATCTGGTAGCCCAGGGGCGTTATCCCCACCAGAACTGGTTTCAGCAATGGTCGATCGAAGATGAACAACAGGTAGAACGCGCCTTAGCCTTAACCGAAATGCGGGAATTTACCCACCGGCCGATCGATAGCCTGTCCGGTGGTCAGCGCCAACGCGCCTGGATTGCTATGACCCTGGCACAGAACACCAATACGCTCTTGCTAGATGAACCAACCACATTCCTGGATCTAGCTCATCAGATCGAGATTCTTGACCTCTTGCAAGAGCTAAATTACCAGGAAGGTCGCACGATCGTAATGGTATTACATGATTTGAATCAAGCCTGTCGCTATGCCGATGACCTGGTGGCGATCAAACAGGGGCATATTTATAACCAGGGCTCCCCCGAAGCAATTATGACTGAGGCACTCCTTGCTGATGTATTTGGGATTAATTGCAAGATTATGGCCGATCCAGTGGCGGGTACACCGATGTGTATCCCGATCGGTAAAACCACCAAAATCAAATCCGAAGCGGCTCAGGATGTGGGCTAG
- a CDS encoding sucrase ferredoxin, with translation MTTANPLTDCKFCSTISKNNGEDPIGSARFTDYWLVMELPQPWTMERFQTDPVLAPMHDFFHQLHDLHIHVVPMLITPDREYSSPDATRVMFYQKPDAMFAHFEKQEFLIQPEQIKDLAISLFLDREQLSQFDSYRQESNDIRDIMVCTHGNVDVACARFGQPIYQQLRKEYAANSDGKLRVWRCSHFGGHQFAPTLVDLPTGQFWGHLEPEILGNLVNRDRSVSGLRRFYRGWSGLPRLAQFVEREVWMQHGWQWLDYKKIGQVIKQEPEQDSKNVEWAEVKLEYESPDGNDKGAYIAKVELSHTVDTVINSGADVVSVNQYVVSSLERVA, from the coding sequence ATGACCACTGCAAACCCACTGACCGATTGCAAGTTTTGCTCCACCATCTCGAAAAACAATGGTGAAGACCCGATCGGTAGTGCTAGATTCACTGACTACTGGTTAGTTATGGAATTGCCCCAGCCCTGGACAATGGAACGGTTCCAGACTGACCCAGTCCTTGCGCCGATGCATGATTTTTTTCATCAACTGCATGATCTTCATATTCATGTTGTACCGATGTTGATTACGCCCGATCGGGAATATTCATCACCTGATGCTACCAGAGTGATGTTTTATCAAAAGCCCGATGCCATGTTTGCCCATTTTGAAAAGCAGGAATTTTTGATTCAGCCGGAACAAATTAAGGACTTAGCAATTTCTCTATTCCTCGATCGAGAGCAACTCAGCCAATTTGATTCCTATCGCCAGGAAAGTAACGATATCCGCGATATTATGGTTTGCACCCACGGGAATGTGGATGTGGCCTGTGCCCGGTTTGGCCAACCGATTTATCAACAATTGCGAAAGGAATATGCAGCTAATTCAGATGGGAAACTACGGGTCTGGCGTTGTTCCCATTTTGGTGGCCATCAGTTTGCGCCAACTTTAGTAGACTTACCCACTGGGCAATTCTGGGGACATTTGGAACCAGAGATATTAGGGAATCTGGTCAATCGTGATCGTTCTGTAAGCGGATTGCGCCGTTTCTATCGCGGTTGGTCGGGTTTACCCAGGCTTGCACAGTTCGTAGAGCGCGAAGTGTGGATGCAGCATGGCTGGCAATGGTTGGACTATAAAAAGATTGGTCAGGTAATTAAACAAGAGCCAGAGCAGGATAGCAAAAATGTGGAATGGGCCGAGGTGAAACTAGAGTATGAATCGCCCGATGGGAATGATAAAGGAGCTTATATTGCAAAAGTGGAGCTGAGCCACACTGTGGATACGGTAATTAATTCCGGTGCAGATGTTGTTTCGGTGAATCAATATGTGGTCAGTTCCCTGGAGCGAGTCGCCTAG
- a CDS encoding AraC family transcriptional regulator — protein sequence MAITHVIKDAKDLAALFDIYQARDGWADLQLFHCHEDDFIIRIPPYLGRGYRQYVQIREGLILAINNFEFYDDFTIEFDYVEAFKPVIPAGPNLVIDFFISQAHKNNHKYASVSATLSSFTDREANVERLVQYSKGNKTFEIELTVSGALLEEILTELGMELLWPEGFDQKEFSLKSLQLSQQRSPLINQPSNLLQWRLHSTLGMQQVIQQILDCPHQGTSRRFYLESKALELITQWLEQTIYLFKQQNESTEANPAINLDAIEQIYAARQILVSQFVNPPSLNELARQVGLNRRKLSEGFQQLFKATPFVYLQHYRLEQAQQLLHQPDIKIAAVAKQLGYRNPSKFTIAFKKQFGVNPKTYQQQYLAKNYVSERQ from the coding sequence ATGGCGATCACCCATGTAATTAAGGATGCTAAGGATCTGGCCGCCCTATTTGATATTTACCAGGCCAGGGACGGCTGGGCAGATTTGCAGTTATTCCATTGCCATGAAGATGATTTTATTATCCGCATTCCGCCATACCTGGGACGCGGCTATCGTCAGTATGTCCAGATTCGTGAAGGGTTAATCCTGGCGATCAACAACTTCGAGTTTTATGATGACTTCACGATCGAATTTGATTATGTGGAGGCCTTTAAACCAGTAATTCCCGCTGGCCCCAATTTAGTGATTGATTTTTTCATCAGCCAAGCTCACAAAAACAATCATAAATACGCTTCTGTCTCAGCAACTCTGTCTAGCTTCACTGACCGAGAAGCAAATGTAGAACGCTTGGTGCAATATTCAAAAGGGAATAAAACCTTTGAGATCGAACTAACGGTTTCAGGCGCTTTACTGGAAGAGATTCTGACTGAGTTGGGTATGGAACTATTATGGCCAGAGGGCTTTGACCAGAAAGAATTTTCTTTAAAAAGTTTGCAACTAAGTCAGCAGCGATCGCCACTAATAAATCAACCAAGCAACTTACTTCAATGGCGATTGCACTCCACCTTGGGAATGCAGCAGGTGATTCAGCAGATTTTAGATTGTCCCCACCAGGGCACGTCACGCCGGTTTTATCTAGAATCGAAAGCGCTAGAGCTGATTACTCAATGGCTAGAGCAGACAATTTATTTGTTTAAACAGCAGAACGAATCAACGGAGGCCAACCCTGCGATTAATTTGGATGCGATCGAGCAAATTTATGCGGCGCGGCAAATTCTGGTCAGTCAATTTGTGAATCCTCCTTCTTTAAACGAGTTAGCACGTCAGGTAGGATTGAACCGCCGCAAGCTGAGCGAGGGATTTCAGCAACTGTTTAAGGCCACACCATTTGTCTATTTACAACATTATCGACTTGAACAGGCTCAACAGTTATTACACCAGCCAGACATTAAAATCGCAGCAGTAGCTAAACAACTGGGCTATCGCAATCCCAGTAAATTTACGATCGCTTTCAAGAAGCAATTCGGGGTAAACCCCAAGACCTATCAGCAGCAATACCTAGCTAAAAACTATGTCAGTGAGCGCCAGTAA
- a CDS encoding TonB-dependent siderophore receptor, with the protein MLETGTEAIVQPTTQIVDNALVADIPNAILVLEDGQEFEAIEPAAGIDAVLVYNLPDGQVRIEIIGLDAAPDVEIAIAEQGLLLSVLPGEAIDSDIELVVTAEPESRYAKTDVSTATRTDTPLRDIPQSIQVIPKEVLEDQQIIQLRDALRNVSGVQQSINDPRGTRFQIRGFDSASILRDGFRSTNGGNGNTIQELANIERIEVLKGPASVLSGALEPGGVINLVTEKPTVAPFYEIEALIGNRSFISPSLDISGPLTESGNIKYRLNTLYRNEDSFRDFNESIERYFFAPTISWQMGDRTDFNFSFEYLNDEAPADFGQPLINGQIPDAPRERIAGEPDDVINAEYRRLGYNFEHRFSDNWKIRNAFAYTRYDTAFISAFPFRSDPETGALLRSFISLDQPSSTYEVQTNVVGEFWTGSIAHKLLFGVDYYRREDLNGLGRGDITALTPFDFLNPVYGLPRPDFNNQPIFFNGDSITKGTGIYLQDQIEVLDNLKLLLGFRYENVDQTNISRPSLFSPEASETSQSDDAFSPRLGIVYQPIEPLSLYASFGRSFFPNTATTVDGSILEPERGRQYEVGARAELYDGRLIANIAYFNITKSNVATPDPDFPMFSIATGEQQSKGIELDVIGELLPGWDLIVNYAYTDAKITSDNTGLEGNRVFNVPEHSFNIWTTYEIQQGTLGGLSFGIGFNAVSDREANQANTGTAPGYFLTNAAIAYKRNNWRAAINFRNLFDVDYIESTEGRAQAEVNRGAGFTVIGSVSYEF; encoded by the coding sequence TTGCTGGAAACTGGTACTGAAGCGATCGTCCAGCCAACTACGCAGATTGTCGATAATGCCCTGGTTGCCGATATTCCCAATGCGATCCTGGTACTTGAGGATGGTCAGGAATTTGAGGCGATCGAACCAGCGGCAGGCATTGATGCGGTACTGGTCTATAACCTTCCCGATGGCCAGGTCAGGATTGAAATTATTGGCCTTGATGCAGCGCCAGATGTGGAAATCGCTATTGCTGAGCAAGGTCTATTGCTAAGTGTGTTGCCAGGGGAAGCGATCGACTCAGATATTGAACTGGTGGTCACTGCTGAGCCAGAATCGCGCTACGCCAAGACTGATGTATCAACTGCCACCCGTACTGATACGCCACTGCGGGATATCCCCCAATCGATTCAGGTGATTCCTAAGGAGGTCCTAGAAGATCAGCAAATTATTCAGCTCAGAGATGCTCTCCGCAATGTCAGTGGCGTACAACAGTCAATCAATGATCCCAGGGGAACCCGATTTCAGATCAGGGGTTTTGACAGTGCTTCCATCCTGCGTGATGGCTTCCGGTCAACTAATGGGGGCAATGGTAATACAATTCAAGAACTAGCAAATATTGAACGGATTGAAGTTCTAAAAGGACCGGCATCAGTTCTATCTGGAGCACTGGAGCCCGGTGGTGTAATTAACCTAGTTACCGAAAAGCCTACCGTAGCTCCTTTTTATGAAATTGAGGCACTAATTGGCAATCGTAGCTTTATCAGCCCTAGCCTGGATATTTCAGGCCCATTAACCGAAAGTGGCAATATTAAGTATCGATTGAATACGCTATATCGCAACGAAGATAGCTTCCGTGATTTTAATGAGTCGATCGAGCGTTATTTCTTTGCTCCTACGATTAGCTGGCAGATGGGCGATCGCACCGACTTTAACTTTAGTTTTGAATATTTAAATGATGAAGCCCCGGCCGACTTTGGTCAACCGCTTATCAATGGTCAAATCCCCGATGCTCCACGGGAGCGGATTGCTGGTGAGCCTGACGATGTTATTAATGCCGAATATCGTCGCCTGGGGTATAACTTCGAACATCGTTTCAGTGACAACTGGAAAATCCGTAACGCCTTTGCCTATACTCGTTATGATACTGCGTTTATCTCTGCCTTTCCGTTTCGCTCCGATCCAGAGACAGGGGCACTTTTACGTTCCTTTATCTCACTGGATCAACCCAGTAGTACCTATGAAGTACAAACGAACGTAGTAGGAGAATTCTGGACAGGCTCGATCGCTCATAAGCTCTTGTTTGGGGTTGATTATTACCGCCGCGAGGATCTCAATGGCCTGGGGCGAGGTGATATAACTGCACTCACCCCTTTTGATTTTCTCAATCCGGTGTATGGTCTGCCCCGCCCAGATTTCAATAATCAGCCGATCTTCTTTAATGGCGATTCAATTACTAAAGGTACTGGCATCTATTTGCAGGATCAAATTGAAGTGCTGGATAATCTCAAGCTACTGCTGGGTTTCCGCTATGAAAATGTAGATCAAACTAACATCAGTAGACCTTCATTATTTAGCCCCGAAGCATCAGAAACTTCTCAAAGTGACGATGCTTTCAGCCCCCGTCTGGGAATTGTCTATCAACCGATCGAGCCCCTTTCCCTCTATGCCAGCTTTGGTCGATCGTTCTTTCCGAACACAGCCACGACGGTTGATGGCAGTATTTTAGAACCAGAGCGAGGTAGGCAATATGAAGTCGGTGCTAGAGCCGAGCTATACGATGGTAGGCTGATTGCAAACATCGCCTATTTCAATATTACAAAAAGTAATGTGGCTACACCTGACCCCGATTTCCCCATGTTTTCGATCGCCACCGGTGAGCAGCAGAGCAAGGGGATTGAGTTAGATGTGATCGGTGAACTATTACCAGGCTGGGATTTAATTGTTAACTACGCCTATACCGATGCCAAAATTACATCTGATAATACCGGTTTAGAGGGCAATCGCGTTTTTAATGTCCCTGAACACAGCTTCAACATCTGGACTACCTATGAAATTCAGCAGGGTACTCTGGGAGGGCTCAGTTTTGGGATTGGCTTTAATGCTGTGAGCGATCGAGAGGCGAATCAGGCTAATACTGGCACTGCACCGGGTTATTTCCTAACCAATGCCGCGATCGCCTACAAACGCAATAACTGGCGTGCGGCGATTAATTTCCGTAATCTGTTTGATGTTGACTATATCGAATCTACCGAAGGCCGTGCCCAGGCAGAAGTTAATCGAGGTGCTGGGTTTACCGTAATTGGTTCCGTTTCCTATGAGTTCTGA
- a CDS encoding ABC transporter substrate-binding protein: MLLVVSCHQATVEQANDPAVEQTALDGAVACRMIQHDVGETEVCGKPQKIAVLGSHILDLLLSLGHQPAGYAAPVDLLGLDRYDQPAMQIPYLGDRITTQPVNIAAGSYREPNLERLTVLKPDLIIGEAGGGGEQAYNLLSQIAPTLLWEGRTAQGKWQQTIRTLALALGDKESADKAIATYEKLLTDAKQEFADVAAEHPQILLLVTNNLQDTIALIAQNTYLSKLLTEIGFELVTLPSDLPVNAPISVEALPDFDQADTIIILTYNLDIEDLSAATDEKATEIVEMHQAKAARQSWADNAIAQSLTASKAGRVHFATYYLWNGLNGPIGTELILEQMGDFLLSDSS, from the coding sequence ATGCTCCTGGTAGTGAGTTGTCATCAGGCGACAGTGGAACAGGCAAACGATCCTGCGGTTGAACAAACAGCTTTAGATGGAGCGGTAGCCTGTCGGATGATTCAACATGATGTGGGAGAAACAGAGGTATGCGGCAAACCCCAGAAAATTGCGGTGCTGGGAAGTCATATTTTAGATTTACTGCTATCTCTGGGGCATCAACCGGCTGGCTATGCTGCACCAGTTGATCTCCTGGGTCTGGATCGTTATGACCAACCGGCTATGCAAATTCCCTATCTGGGCGATCGGATTACTACTCAACCAGTGAATATTGCTGCTGGTAGTTACCGCGAACCCAACCTGGAGCGATTGACTGTACTCAAGCCAGATTTAATCATCGGCGAAGCTGGCGGAGGCGGAGAACAAGCCTATAATTTACTCAGCCAGATCGCCCCGACCTTGTTATGGGAAGGCAGGACTGCTCAGGGAAAGTGGCAGCAAACTATTAGAACTTTGGCGCTGGCTTTGGGAGATAAAGAAAGTGCCGATAAAGCGATCGCTACCTATGAAAAGCTCTTAACTGATGCCAAGCAAGAGTTTGCCGACGTAGCAGCGGAGCATCCTCAGATCCTGTTATTAGTGACCAATAATTTACAGGACACAATTGCTTTGATTGCGCAAAATACTTATCTAAGTAAACTTCTAACTGAAATTGGCTTTGAGTTGGTCACACTTCCCAGTGATTTACCTGTGAATGCACCAATATCTGTAGAAGCACTGCCCGATTTTGATCAGGCCGATACAATTATTATTCTTACTTACAACCTGGATATTGAAGACTTGTCAGCGGCAACCGATGAAAAAGCTACGGAAATAGTAGAAATGCACCAAGCTAAAGCGGCGAGGCAGAGTTGGGCAGATAACGCGATCGCTCAATCCCTTACTGCAAGCAAGGCGGGACGAGTGCATTTTGCTACCTATTACCTGTGGAATGGTTTAAATGGCCCAATTGGCACGGAACTGATCCTCGAACAAATGGGCGATTTCCTTTTGTCTGATTCAAGCTAG
- a CDS encoding MFS transporter produces MRTFLIIWVGQFVSLIGSEMTNFGITIWAWQVTGQATPLAFILVVTQLPRLIVSLFAGVWVDRFDRKQLMILGDLVAGISTILILGLFLTDNLRIWHLYLSGAVNGVFGYIQGLALTASTSSILPKQYYARAAAFNSIQMSGTYIIAPTIAGVAYAAIGLSGILSIDVITFLVAIGTLSAVYIPRQVQPEANDQPEHIQWQAITFGFSYIAARSGLLALLCFWLVSNFFSSASFALLPAVILARNNNNSAIWGTLFATFGLGGVLGGITLSFWKGPRRMVIGILTTLAIWKIGLVTLALAKHISVEMLIAFVCGFCSPFPQSYSQAIWMAKVEPAVQGRVFSTRFLLTQLATPLGAAIAGPLADFVFEPMIHSDHQLTGFLQLLFGNFKGAGMALGLALFSACGVLFTLSSFGIPALRNLETNLPDYDAT; encoded by the coding sequence ATGCGAACTTTTTTAATCATCTGGGTGGGGCAATTTGTATCCTTGATTGGCTCGGAAATGACCAATTTTGGCATCACAATCTGGGCCTGGCAGGTAACTGGCCAAGCTACACCGTTGGCATTCATTCTGGTGGTGACCCAGTTACCCCGCTTGATTGTGTCGTTGTTTGCGGGGGTGTGGGTCGATCGCTTCGATCGTAAACAACTGATGATTCTGGGTGATCTGGTGGCAGGCATCTCCACCATTTTGATTCTGGGTTTATTTCTGACTGATAACCTACGCATCTGGCATTTATACCTGAGTGGTGCGGTTAATGGTGTATTTGGCTATATCCAGGGATTGGCGCTCACAGCCTCCACTTCCTCGATTTTGCCCAAGCAATATTATGCCAGGGCTGCTGCCTTCAATTCAATTCAGATGTCAGGCACTTACATTATCGCGCCCACGATTGCTGGGGTTGCCTATGCCGCAATTGGGTTATCTGGCATCCTGAGCATTGATGTTATTACCTTCCTGGTGGCGATCGGCACCCTTAGCGCCGTATATATTCCCAGGCAGGTTCAGCCGGAAGCCAATGACCAGCCGGAGCATATTCAATGGCAGGCGATCACCTTTGGTTTTAGCTACATCGCAGCGCGTTCAGGTTTGCTGGCGCTATTATGTTTCTGGCTAGTCAGCAATTTCTTTTCCAGTGCTAGCTTTGCGCTGCTGCCAGCGGTGATCCTGGCTCGGAATAACAACAACTCGGCGATCTGGGGCACTTTGTTTGCCACCTTTGGTCTTGGCGGTGTTTTGGGTGGTATCACCCTCAGCTTTTGGAAAGGCCCCCGCCGCATGGTTATTGGCATTCTCACCACGCTAGCGATCTGGAAAATCGGATTGGTCACCCTGGCGCTGGCCAAACATATCAGTGTGGAAATGTTGATCGCTTTTGTCTGTGGTTTCTGTTCGCCCTTTCCGCAAAGCTACAGCCAAGCGATCTGGATGGCGAAGGTAGAACCAGCGGTACAAGGACGGGTTTTTTCAACTCGTTTTTTATTAACTCAATTGGCCACGCCCTTAGGAGCGGCGATCGCTGGCCCTCTGGCGGATTTTGTCTTTGAGCCCATGATTCATAGTGACCATCAATTGACTGGATTTTTGCAATTGCTCTTTGGTAATTTCAAGGGAGCCGGAATGGCCTTAGGCTTAGCTTTGTTCTCTGCCTGTGGCGTATTGTTTACCCTGTCAAGCTTTGGCATCCCCGCACTACGCAACTTAGAAACCAACCTACCTGACTACGATGCAACATGA